cccacacacatggacgggcgggtgccgccccccccagaagtgccgcctgaggcaaaagtttcaccccgcctcatgggccctGGCCAAAGGCTATAATACATTTAGCTTATATGGTGGTGCAGGGTTGCTCATAAACTacaccagcgcgaatctacgcgtcgtagtacgcaactacacatcgtagttcgtaggcgaagtttaagaactacacgtatgcatttccgcgtagtcgtagtcccgctatgcaaagcttcgcccgctacgcgtagttgacctatgtattgcgaagtcaactacgcgtgcggtaactgcatctatatggatcattgcgcatgtgcagaaataTTATTGACCTTTTATATGCATACAATTccacattggaaggtggaatgtatgcGTATTTtggtttatatttgcaaataggttgaagattattgcggaaatttttccgcataagggcataagcggtcgcatcaactacgcttcgcactacgcgaagcttgcatattttaacacgtagtctacggaatgcaaacgtagtgaagtttctgattacatagacgtaaattgcgaagcgtatttgcgtaaaaatacgcgtagttccagcgtagcgaagttggatgactacgaccatccctgtggtGGTGGCAGGTGAGTAATGTGGGTGTGGGAGTGTGCCACTGTAGCCAAACTCCAGCTGGCTGATTTGAGCTTTACAGCCATTGGGCTGCTTAGGAAATCTGTTTTGCAGCTGCTGGAGTAAATTGTGGCCTTATAGTCACTGTAATTAGTGGCCTTGCAgccattcgggggggggggggggggggggggatcagtgttaTGCAAATAGAGGTGGATGGTTAGGGCTAGGAGTAGGTGGATGGAAGTTACTGctcagacatttaaaaaaaaaacatatataatacAAATATTGTTAAGATTAATCATCTAATAAATGCCTATGCTGATGAATGTGGAAACCAATTGGATATGACATAGGTTATAGTTAGAGCAGCCTATCCTCTATCTTGTAGATAATTTGCTATAAACAGTGAACATTGGTGTGACAGAAGGAACGGTTAATTTTAGGAACCAAGAGTAGGGGGTGGGGTTAGACATTAGGTGGGGGGATAGGGTCAGACACTTGGAGTAAGGGTTGGGCattaggtgggaggttagtgttaggcattaggtggggtaaTAGGGTCAGACACTTGGAGTAAGGGTTGGGCATGaggtgggaggttagggttaggcacttggagtaagtgttaggcattaggtgggggttagggttaggcacttggagtaagggttaggcattaggtgggggttagggtttggcacttggagtaagtgttaggcattaggtggggggctAGGGTCAGACACTTggagtaagggttaggcattaggtgggggttaGGGCTAGCCATTTGGagtaagtgttaggcattaggtggggggctagggttaggcacttggagtaagtgttaggcattaggtgggaggttagggttaggcacttggagtaagggttaggcattaggtgggggttagggttaggcacttggagttagtgttaggcattaggtggggggctAGGGTCAGACACTTGGAGTAAGGGTTGGGCATTaggtgggaggttagggttaggcacttgaagtaagtgttaggcattaggtgggtgttagggttaggcacttggagtaagtgttaggcattaggtggggtttAGAGTCAGACACTTTGagtaagtgttaggcattaggtggggggctAGGGTCAGACACTTGGAGTAAGGGTTGGGCATTAGAAGGAGGggagtagggttaggcactagaagggaagggttcaagtgagaatggtgGCTGGGTAAGTTTATAGTAAGATATAAGTAATTTCACTTACTAAGATTTTTCTATCCCCACCTCCCGACATCTAACTCATGCGACAGTGCCACAATAAATATGCTGATATTTTTATTACTCAATGTTCTATCTAATGAAATATCATGCAACCATCCTTCAATGACAACATTATGGCATTGATAGAATAGGCTTCATTTCTCAATTTACTTAGCTAAACATCAAAAAAGGCAACAAAATTGCATCACATTAACATCAAGTCACTTGTAAGAGGACAAGCGCAAGTGCTTTCCAAATATCTTTGTTCCTCAAGCTGTAGATGATGGGGTTAAGAGAAGGAGTCACAACTGCATAGATCATAGTCAAAATTTTGTTCATAGTCACTGACTGCATTGAAGTTGGAAGCATGTAGGCAGCCATAACCGTCCCATAATatatgcacacaacagtcagatggGAACTGCAAGTGAAGAAGGCCTTCTGTCTACCAGAAGCTGATGAAATTTTCAAGATAGCTCTGACTACATAAATATATGACACTACAGTAATCAAAAGTGGACAAACCATTGCCGGGACTGTAAGTATCTGGGCTTCAAGGTACATGAAGGAAACATCGGAACACGAAAGTTGTAATATTGGGGCAAGGTCACAGAAGAAATGGTCGATGGTGTTTAATCCACAAAAATGTAAAGTGCTTATACTTAAAGTTGAAATGGTTGAATAAGTGATGCCTGGTAACCAAGACATTATAGCTAATTTCTGACACAGTCCACTCTCCATGATAGAAGTATAATGCAGTGGATTACAGATGGCCAAATATCGGTCGTAGGACATCACTGTCAGGAGAAGACACTCGGTGCATTCAGAAATAACAAAGAATAAGTACTGAATGATGCAGCCAGGAAAGGATATTATACCACCTTCATTTAGGACAACATAGAGTGTGTTTGGTAGACTGTCACCACTCAGCAGAATGTCACATAAGGCCAGCTGGGAGAGGAAGAAATACATGGGAGACTGTAGATTCTTGCTGTAGAACACCAGCGTGATAATTAGGACATTCCCACATATTGTCACACAAAAAGTCAAAAGCAACAAACAGAAGAGTAAATACTTGTAGCTTTGGAGATTTTGAAAGCCAAGGAGGAATATAGTGGTGAGGTTATTCTTTCCCTCCATTTTTGTGAACAGCCAAGAGAGTTAAATGAAATCTGTAACTTGAGAATCATAAATATGTAATATTGACCCGTTCTGGGCCTAAGGTTTTCCTCTTGTTCTTTGCTTGTTATTAATATTCCTAGAGTCATTTAATTTCCAACCCCAATTTTCAGCATTCAAATGTCTATCACAACTTATTCTCCCAAGTTCTGTATTTGTTATTGCCGTAAACACACTATAGTGACACAGACCTAAGGGAGAGGGTTGTAGCCATATTAGTGCCCTTGTGGCAACAAAAAAGTTGAACactctaagggccagttcacactgcaAGTGCTTCTGGGCGCTTTTGGGTTTTAACCAGCTTAGCGTtatggatttctcaggccctagtggggcgattttcactatttgtttttcaaacacgcagctagcactttgctagctgcatgtttataccgatcgccgccgcacgCTGCTGATGTGCCGCTACCCACCACgtaacagtgccccccccccaggccccgtgcgcagcctggcctatcagactccctccgacgccatgacgtggatgacgtggatgacgtcatcccgatcgtcgccatggtgacggggaagccaaacaggaaatcccgttctgaacgaaatttcctgtttgctctgatcgccggaggcgatcggaaggggtggggggatgccgctgcacagcggctatcatgtagctagtgctaggctagctacatgatttaaaaaaaataaaaataaacaatagtgctgagcagccaccctggcgcatttaatagaacgccagggtggttttaaAAAGTGTTTTGCTAATGTAACCCTATGTGGCTTTTCCCACAGCACTGTTGTGATTTAAATACAATAACAAaagtgctacatgcagcattttcaggGTGAGCTtgaatacatgtaaaaaaaaaatgcacatccttTAAAAAATCTGAAAATTGCATTGCAAAAATGCAATTGCTAGGTGTTTAATGATTGTGCTTGCATTTTGCaatgtgaatcagacctaaatcatGGCATTGAACCATGTGCATtcaagacaaaaacaaaaaaaaaaccaaaacataagACAATCCATAAGAGTAAAAGGAAGCTTACAAATActaaatgttttacaaatgtttgTAAAATGGTTGGAGACTTTTGaaacttttttattatttctatTTGTAAACAAGCCTAAAAAGTGTGCAAAAACATTAAAATCATTCCAGAAATGTTAGTCTTGTCCAGGTATACAAGGCATTTTACCTACCTCATGTTTGCCGAATTTTTGTCTGATTAAACCAAAATAAATAACTTTTATGATCAATATCTGagcaacatttttattttcaaaatgaatCAAGAAAGACATTTACCTTTCTTTGTACTACTGTTTTTTATTggttttcaagtttttttttgtcattactGTAGTTAAAAGGCATTGCACAGATCttaaaaaaagaacaaatagTAGAAGAATATATAAACAGAAGCAAAATGTATTCATTTGAACTTGAACTATGTGAAACTTACTGAAAATATAGAATATAGAAAGGAAATGCACATGTAGTGAAGCATGATAGAAATACTACCCAAGTCTAAAAATTGGTTAAAGAGACTATTCAGTCTAAAATAAACATTATACAGACCCCCTTCTCATGTGAAGTTATCATTACTACCAGATGCTTCCAGCACTAAGCACCACCCCCTTGTAAAAGCTTGCCATGGCATTCTCTCTATCTGAGATAGAAAAAGTGCCATGGAAGCACCATAGTATGTATCTGCTAGGTAGCAGGGCTACGCACATCTCTTAAAGTAAAAAGATTGGTTTGGTGTTTTGTGGCACATTCCTACACATCTTGTGCCAATGTTGTGCCATTTACActtccattccagaacattgaaaGTCAAATATTTTTCCAACCTACactgtcattggcctcaattcactaagatcaagcTGGAgaaaataaagcaagagaaaacttacgagcacacagtgagagagttatcttatctcttcattcctcaagttacctcctctgtagttaagttacctcctctgtagttattttcacacacagttaattaatagtttgtctttaactttagaaatctggagttattttaaggattgaagagttaacttaaagacagaagagttaactttaggtttgcctgaggtaaaatgtttcctgaatactacatgccttatcaccatggtgataactagagaaacgttattaaagacaggagataaccttagtgaattgaggccacaataTCCCCAGCATGAAGCAGGTGAGAAAAGCAAGTTGGATAGCTACAGGCCTAACAAAACCTCAACTTGTCCTTGCTGGAAAAATGTCTCCCCATTGTAAGCTGAATTACATTTTAGAAGGCACATTGTGATAATGCTGAATTATCTAGTAGTACTAGTAACCTCATTTTCTTAGCTTAAATAAaaatctgatttatttattttttcaatccTTCAGATTGTGTATTAATATAACATTTTCTACTAACATTTTTTCAAACTGTCATATCCTCAGCGTTGTCCCATAAAAAACaactaataaaatatttacaaaaatgtgcgtGGCATACCCACTTTTGTGAGCTACTGTATGCATGCTTGTGTgtgtaaattaatattattattccactcaaatgaaagattttttttcaggagtgttttttttatttttatttttatactattATTGGTTTTACTAACAAAAACAACATACTCCATTCAGAACAGCCTGTAAAATTCTAATTGTATGATTGATTTTATATGTTATGATTATTTTGCTTTGCATAGAAGCATAACTTACCCTTTTTTTTTGCTAGTTCAAACTTTTTAAAGCTTACTTAAATTTGCTATCTGAAAATGCTACTTGACAATGTACACAGTATTAATTCCAGTCTTTTGCATTAGTTACTCCAATAATCTTTAAGAAAAGTAGTTTTATCTTTACTCGTCTTGATCCTATTCAGAGATAAATATGATCAGGTTATACCTACCAGTACATTAAAAAATGAACTATAATATGCATGCATTCAGTGAGGAATAAATAGGTATTATGTTGTGAAAATATTCTTTTATAAGAGAATGAGAACATTATATACCTTGCTGTACCCTTGACAATAGTTTAGAGTAGTTATTTAAAAAGGCTATAGAGAAATGATGTTGTGAATTGGGATCCTaaggaaaatacaaaaaaaaatggtctCTAATGATTTGTTCATACAAATTCATTTCATTGTTGTGTTTCATTGTTATTAGCTTTTGATTTTGATTTTGAACCATTTTAGATATGTGTACAGATGACTGCCTTTACCCAAGCACTGTTTACtgctaaaatgcttccaaaaatgCAAAATTAATGCCAAACAAAGAGGCATTATTATTTTCCTTCAAAAATTGACCCCAGCCTAAAATATTTCTATTAGTTTTCAACAAACACAAGAAACTATTGTAAAAAGTTCATTTTGGGTTCAAGTTGTCATAAAAATGTgggattttcacaaaaatatataTTGATTTTTTAGGCATAAATGGAAATTGCGGTGAGTTATGTTAATGCATATTTGCTTATATTCACATTACAAGACAGATCAACCTATTTTTCTTGAAAACTCACATTTTAACAACAATCTTTGACAAGGAGTACGATCCAATTCACAGTttctcttaaagcggaatgaaacccagcatttcttctctaCTTTAGTAGATTATTTaccgcatattatatacaaccagcatttttttttttactagaacagcattcaaaaggTTAAACACAGGCCTTAGAAGATCCCCTTCAGGGAAAGTTGGACAAACccgaactagagataatgttatatTGTGTTTAATTgtgtcaagtgagaaatgtaaacaaacccttctctgacactgcaaactctcctgaagacagtgagacaatTAAAAagtatcagaaagcatttctgcttacgttagaagatgaataaagcagttatgaataaaatgcaaagtcagctttcaaaacaaaaaaagtgtactttgggaacgtataatttct
This DNA window, taken from Hyperolius riggenbachi isolate aHypRig1 chromosome 3, aHypRig1.pri, whole genome shotgun sequence, encodes the following:
- the LOC137561906 gene encoding olfactory receptor 11L1-like; this translates as MEGKNNLTTIFLLGFQNLQSYKYLLFCLLLLTFCVTICGNVLIITLVFYSKNLQSPMYFFLSQLALCDILLSGDSLPNTLYVVLNEGGIISFPGCIIQYLFFVISECTECLLLTVMSYDRYLAICNPLHYTSIMESGLCQKLAIMSWLPGITYSTISTLSISTLHFCGLNTIDHFFCDLAPILQLSCSDVSFMYLEAQILTVPAMVCPLLITVVSYIYVVRAILKISSASGRQKAFFTCSSHLTVVCIYYGTVMAAYMLPTSMQSVTMNKILTMIYAVVTPSLNPIIYSLRNKDIWKALALVLLQVT